Genomic segment of Siniperca chuatsi isolate FFG_IHB_CAS linkage group LG16, ASM2008510v1, whole genome shotgun sequence:
ataaaatacaatacattggtAACGATTAATCCAGTGGTTttcaacctttttggcttgtgaccccttacaaaaaagtaTCATCTACTTGGGAccatttgtcatgtttcagatgtgttGGCAGTTTAACCAAAGAGACCTCCCTTCCAAACTTAAcagatggtttaatttaaataacagtttgaaGCCTAAAGAGGAcaaatattcagtatttcacaaacaagcaaagattagagaaaagtccaaaaaaaagaactttattttttcttctttcctctccaattaatcatctcacaacccctcaagTTTATCTTGTGAGCAGTTGGAAGGGGCCCGACCATCAGGTTGGAAACCACAGGACTAAACTACCAAACTGGTAGTTAaggtagttaaaactagctccacgcCAACCTGCAACAACAATAACAGgctacttacacattgatgcatcagtctTAATCTAATGTCATAATCAGTCCAAAGGGGAGAATTAGTTGTTGCTGTATGACAATTAAATTGATCCTTTTTCTGGTTTAAGGATGTGGTGGACAGCATGCGAGAAGTGGTCTTCTTTACCCAGATTCTCATTCCCTTCGTCATCCTGATCTACTGCACAGTGCACATCGTCAACCGGCTCAGGAAGAAAACAGTTGGGGATATTACCAAGCTGAAGAGAGCAGTCTTTTTGGTGACCTCTGTCATGGTGGTCTTCTCCTTCTGCTTCCTCCCCTGCACCATCGCCAGGATGGTTCTGCTGATCGCCCGGGTCCAAGAGTGGAGTGAATCCTACCAGGAAAAAGCTGCTGTGGCCTTTGACGGCCTCATGGTCCTCTCCTACATGGACTGTCTACTGGATCCGCTGGTCTACTGCTTCTGTAGCACCAAGTTTAAAGCTCTTTATCTCTCTAATTATTTCCCATTCTTAGTCAAAGAAGGGTCAGGGCCGTTAGACAGCTCAACAGGAAACACATCACATCCTCCACACAATAATGTCATTTGAAATTCATGGAGAACGGAGGATGGATGGCTACTGTACAGTGTGTGGTTTCTCTAGGTGGTGACAGCAGAATGAGTGGTTAAGATTCCTTTGTGTTAAAGGCCAAAAAAGAACAGGAATCGTATCTGTCGAATCATACCAATCTCACACAACCTTTATCCAAGCTTCCACAGTCAAACTAACATCCGTGTTTAAGGCTCAGAAAATATAACCATGTCACCCGAATGTattgtcaaatacattttctatgaAGCTGTAGATAGTGAGAAATTCCAAACTAAAGGGAAACAAGGTTTTACAGAAATCACTGACAGTATTTACTAATATGGATTCCTTAAGCAGGGGTATTAAATGTGTACATGTAACTGACCCCAAATAGATGCATATTAGGCTATGTTCAGACCCCCATTAGACTTCCTAAATCCTAAAGGCCCATACAGGAAACTGATCATTAATGTTGatttaatattgaattttaGAACTGTTTATATTGTATGTCGAAAGAGATGggtataattatactgtacatattttctgTCCGGGATAATTCCttgtaaattaatttataataaaattacagttaacTGTCCATCATTATGTTGGGGACCCCTTCACAAACTCCTGGTGATTTGAAGATCCCACTTTGACAACCATTAGTCCAGCACACAAAACTACATGcctcaaaaatgtataaaataaaatataaataatgaatcATGCCTTTAACCAGACTAAACGATACTTTACTTAGACTTCTTCACATAAGTCACCTGGATGGTCTcataaatagtaataatataatgagTCAGGGTATGTATGTTTTTCACTGTCTGGCTATAAATAGATTACTCATCATCCAGCTGGGTCTGGTGATTCTGGGTTTAATTACATGTTAATTAACTCATCTGTGTGTTAAAGATGCATCATTGTGCATCACAAAATACGTCAGTCCTttgtatttgtcacagcattgtTTGAAATGGTGAGACACTGCAACAATACAATGAGACAGTTGTGCTGTTGAATATTAGGTAATTTTCTTGTCAAGTTGAACTTATAATATCTAATTAATGACTACAAGTGGAAACAACTGAAGAAAACCCTCCTTGGGTATAATAAGAGTTTGAGAAAAAAGCAGCTACTCCTGATGAATTGGTAAAtcaagaaaacaacagaaagaggGGAAGAAGATCCGCAGCTCTACAGCTTTGTAGGAGATTTAAATACCTTTTATTAACGTGGAtacatgattaaaaacaagaccGATGCGTATTGACCAGTCaacatgtgaaaatgtgaccAACAACATTTGGCTCTGCAAATGTCACATCTGcacaactgacaaatatttaCAGAGTATGTGGAGGAACACATACCATACACAGGTCATATATAGTATGACCTTAATTAAGACAATGTCAGACTTCACAAACACAATCTTAACACCCTGCAGTGGTGTTTTTGTATGCTTTGTCAGTCAGTTGTGTAGATTTGACCTGAGCAGAGCTGcatgttcacatttttatgtGTTCACAGTATATATCATTTATTTGTCTGTGACTCTGTTGTACAGTCAATACATATGCTTcattcttgtttttaattttgcatcCACATTGATAAAGTACAAAGTATATCTGTAAATGTACCAATAAGCCCAATTACAAGTAGGACATTGGTCTTAGCTGTATTAGCATTATTAAATGATAATGGTGTTATAATAATTTCAGGTTTATATCACTCCATAAAACAGTTTCTGTGTAATAGAAGGAATTATGGGTGCAAACATCTTCTGAATTCGTATGAGTTATATATAAGACATTTACATAATGTGTTTCTGTAactatgttttttattttttttattttgttttaagtgTCCCAATAAATGCTTTAGATATCATACCCCCAAGACATGATAACCCATCACTGTATTGAGTGAAGTTGTCAATAGGAATGTACGTCATTTTGGTAACAGAAATGTATAATAGAGCAGGGATCACATTCAGAGACTGACACATTTTATAACTCTGTTTTACATGTGGCATTGTGTAAATACTTGCCttgtcttttatgtgtttttactaCTGCTgcaatatgtaaatgtaaatatattttttatctttgagTACATTTCTGCTGACTGATCCTTCATATTCCTTCTGGTCAGAAAATTATGTTGATGAAAAACTTGAAACTGAAATATCTTCACTTACTGAACATTCATTTAACGGCCTGAACTCATTTCAAGCTTGGTCTCCAAGAGCAAACCTGAGCTGATTAGAACGCCGCTGTCACACAAAAATTCCCATGATATTCAGATATGAGTCAACATGCATTTTAGCAATCCTGAAACTTCTGTCCTGGGATAAAGAGTGGCCATGGTTTTGACTCTATTGTGTCTGAAAAGCTCCATTAGGGAAGAGAGTGTTTAAGCAAAGCTACAAAGCCCTGGCCTGTACATTTGTGGCTCCAAATGATATCAAAGAGGTAAATGTTTGAAACACTTGCACTTCACTCACCATAAAATCTGTACTTCAGTAAACTGCAACTCACAACATGTTGGTCTTATAACCAATCACAAAAGGTAACGAAAAAAAGGAAGCTAAAGAGATGAAAATGAGCTTATAGCTAACTCTGGTATAGCTAAGAAGCTGTGCACTGTCCCTGttcaatacataaaataaaagatctAACACTGGTGCTATAAAAGCTTTATTATTAGCATGATCACTATAACTACCTGTTGTTCTGTCACTgtagtctgtttctctctgcttgcACAAATTAATCTGAAATACGATTGCAAAGGAGGTGTGACGGGTTGGGACTTCCAGGCATACATGTAGTTGGTGTGAAACATAAATTCTATTATTGAactttaatttgtattttggtTGTATTATAATCACATACAatacactgttttattttgtaatatccTCCTTctctcatgtgtcttgtagttttacttcctgtctttgattttCCCACCAGTTTGAATTGTTTTCcccaccctgattagtttcacctgtgtctcattgtctgcCCTCACCTGAGGAGTATTTAGTCTAtgtgcttcccttgtctctttgtcagatcgTCATTGTATCGATGTCAAGCGCCCCAGAGTATTCTGTATACTTTGTTTGTCTTGGACCTCACTTTTGGATTATTGCTTACCCTCCTTGGACTTGTTTGCTTTTCTATGTTGGTGTCAAAGTTTTAAATCATTAGTATGTAACTTGTTAGGTCTTACTGTTGTTTGTCAGAGCAGACACTAGGAGTTAGAGGGGTCTAGTTAATGTCTGACTTCAATGAAACGAGATGTTTAAAAGTTGATCCACCTGCCACAAGCTTCCTCTACACGATGAGTCccttagtttttttgtttgtttttttgtgcgACAAAATATGAAGCAGGCTAAATATCTGGACGTGTCAGGGAGCCATGCAACGAGCTACAGTCAATGAGAGCACACATGGGCTCGGCTGTCATCTGCAGCAGCTCTCTGAAATAGCTGTAGTTATCTGGTAGACTTTTTAGGTAATCCAGTAAAAAGGGAATTACAATAGTCTAAACGGCTAGTAATAAAAGGTTGACTGTGTATTTCAGCATCTTTCTGAGTTAAAAAAGGTCTGATGATATTCctaaaatgggggaaaaaatgacttGCATATACATCTTCTGCAGAAAGGACAGATGCTGTGACAAAGGTGTAAATGACTATTAATACTATACGTCAAACTAGAGAAATCTGCGACACTTGGAGGAGGGTTGAGACACCGCTTCACCGCCGTTTGCAAATCTGCTCTAAGTACTAGAACCCCCAACCATCATGTTTGAAAGACGATGTGACTGAGAAAGATGACTTCAATCATGATGTCATTCTCCCATTATTCCTGTCCATGAGGTGATTAATACTTCCACTAGATGTGGTTAAAACAGCGCTATTCCCGAGAACAGTTAGAACTGAAGAAATCCATCAGAGGAGTGGCAAAACATGTTCAATTAAAACGCATGTCCATATCAGACCAGACTGTAATTTCTTCAGTAGCAAGCCAGCAATGACTATACACAAGCATGAATATAGgctcatattcctgctgcactGTTTTCTGGCTTAACCTCATCTCTATTAATCATGATTTCAATTTTAATGCATGTAATGTAGCTTcgtcataataataaaaaaatacaaaatgtatgtgCAGTGCCTACATACATATAGTATTTCAACAGATATGTCCTTCCATAGGGTTAACATAATTGATTTTGTATCTAGAgaacttgtcatttttcttcAAGGACAATGTTTTCCCACTCCTGCTGTCATCATATCCAAGCATAAAGCAAGACATGTGCAGGGCATGATGGTTTCGAACAGACAGCCACCTGAGAAATTTCACAAGCATTTGCCCCGTTCTGCTGGGAATCACCTTGAACTGCCAGTCTCCAGTTACCATTTTCTGTGAAATACAGAAACTATACTTAGCATGTCATCTTCTCTTATCACAGTATAAATATCTGCTAAAGTGCCATCAGGGCATTTTAAGGTGGAAAGCTGAAAGCAGCATCTTTCATGCTGTGCTTCTCAGTCAGATAAGCCCATCTCTTTAAACCACACCTCCAGCTGactctacattttttttcagtggcaGCCTCACACAAAAAGGGCTAAGAGATTCATTGAGACAGGGTCTCAGAAGGGGACTGTTGAATTTGACAGATCACAATGAGAAGGGGAATCGGTGCCTGAGAAGAGAAGATTCTGGGTCAGAGGCTGCTACAACCACCTCCACAAAGAATGATTTAACTTTGTGATGCCTGCCTGGAAACACCTTTAAATCTTATCCAAGAAAACATGTCTACAAATTCAACAATTGACCACTGCAAAGCACCCATTCCAGTCACATATGAAACCCTCTCCTGGCTGATGACTGGAGAGTTCATGCTGGGTCTGCCTCTCAACCTGTCGGTCCTCTACATTTTCATCTTCAGGTATGAGGAAACACAATCTGTCTATCACTGCCTTTTCCCTATTTTCCAAAagtattcaaaaataaaatgtaggtTAGGGTGGACAGCAAGAAGTCATGGAAAGCCTTTAGAGAAGGGAAAACTTTAAATTTGCAATGTATAAAGTCATACTAAGCCAAAAACTTGAACTTGATAATCGATGTTTGCACAACTCATCAGCTGGTGGGTAGCCTCTCTGAGTGATTCAAACCTTGATAACTAACAAGAAAGTCGATGAGGCCACATGGCAATAGCATAGAAAGTCCAGTTGCCTTTGacctactactactagtacttTATATAACGTGGCTGACTGACTATTTTTCAGACAGAAAAGCCGAAATTACGCACATTCCAGTGAGCAGAAGAAAGGGACAGTATTAGCATCCTGTTTGCATTCTAATTTGTTGGTAGAAAAGTTGACATAATCtgcttattaacatttattgcATTTCTGCAATGAAAAATTCTATACTAATAATGTGAAAAGCAACTTATCTTTAAAAACTTTCCAAAGTGGGTCGTCTAAGTTGTATAGGATTCATACAACtaattttaaattgtgtaaTAAGACACAAACTATTTGAAATGCAGTGGTAATTTGAAAATGCATTGCAAATTTAAGATgctacattaaaatgaaaaacatgtataGCAATTTTACTTCTTTAAAAAGTTACATCACTTGTGAACCGAACCCTATGTAACCCTGCTGATTTCAACGACTCTTTTCACAGAGTGCAGATTAAACGAGATGAGCTGTGTGTACTATCTTGAGATAAACTGATAAACATGTTAAATGAGGAACATACTCTGCTGTGGATAAAGAGTATCTCTGACAGTACTGAAAAGGCTTCAAGCAGGCACACACTAAACAAcagaactggctgtttattttattacttttgtgtattttatgtattttatttctcttgttgtgaagcactttgtactttgttttgataagtgctctataaataaagttttattatttatttattatataacatGCAGAGTCAGCATTTTCTTTGGCACCATTGTatatttccaccactgaaatatgcagtacaaaaagaaaaccaatgGCAATTAAGAGatactaaaaatattaaatataaacatcatATTACTACTCTAAAGCATGCATCAATTTGTCAATAAAGAACTCCCAAACGTTTGACCTGCAGATCCTATTCGAGTCATCCAATCTAAAATTATAAGCAGAGTGCATTAGTTTGATGAGCGTCATTAAGTGTCACTAGAGGCGAGCAGAGATGCTGTAGATTTTTAGGATAAAAAGTAACGATAGGATCAGCGTCATAGGTCTATTAAGTTTATTCTTGATGCAGAATAAACTTTGAAAGAGTGTAACAAAGAACTGTTTTGTCAATTACTTCCTCTTTAGGTTCAAGTTCTGGAAGAACAAAAGTATCTTCCTGTTCAATATTGTGGTTGCTGATTTCTTGCTGGTGGCCTGTCTTCCTGCCAAGGCCTACCACTACCATCATGGCTTTCGGCACAGCAAGAATCCTGTGGTGTGTAAGACGATGCTCTTCATGCTGTTTCTCAACAGAGGAGCCAGTATTGCCTTCCTCATCACTCTGTCCATCGATCGCTACTTCAATGTGGTACATCTTGGAAGGAGGAATTTTGTCAAAGTGCTGAAGAAATCTCCTCAAATCTCCATCTTCATCTGGCTTCTCTTGCTGCCCCTCACCATCCCCACTATGGTCGCGACCTTTGAGTGCTGTAACAGCCATGGCCGTGAAGTTGAGACTTATTATCACGATGTGACAGACACCTTCAGAGAggtattgttttggttcattttgtttttatttgctttagTTTGCATTAGCATGTAcaatatgtataatatttaccTATGGAAAACCAAAAggcttttaaatcatttaattacAATGGAAATTGAAACAATATCCTAATATATACTCTGGCGTCATAGAACTAACCGTTTTCAACACTTAATAAGAACTATAGTTATTCACACAATCTCATACCTACACACAGACTGTCCACCATAAAGTGGACAGTCATTACAGTTTATTAGCTGTAATGGTCAATCTAATTTCCCTACTTCCCTAACTAACAGATCGCCCAGGCAGGATACACAAACTTGTCCAGGTATCACAGCATCTTAAACCCTGGACGAATTACATGTTATGTGATGTGTTGATCGAtaagtcgatcaacagaaaatgaatctgcaactattaTGGTTATCGACTAACcagttttaagcaaaaaaataaataattccactctcaaatgtgaatatttgctggttagTAAACTGAacctctttgggttttggaccattcagacaaaacaagacgatTGAAGAAATCACCTTGgcctctgggaaattgtgatgtgacatttttcacaatttttggacattttatagaccataCAAAGAATTATTTGTATggtctatgacttattatttctTCTCTGATCTACTATATAATgggaactacaaaacacacctcatacaaccctgtgttgtaaaatgatcaataaatcttgtatcttgtaattaattgattgataaaATAATCAGGAGAttcatcgataatgaaaataatcattagatgCAGCTGTAATATTCAGGgatattaaatatttgaacTTCTTAAATTCCAATTGCTTGCAAAAATTCTGTGATTAATAGCAGTTATGAGCATCTTTAATCACGTTGAAGAACATACTGTTTCCATGTTTAACTCTAGtaaaagtcattttaaaaaatcacaaCAATGCAGTACTCCAAAAATCTgtgttaaaaatgaatttaagataaaaaaaaattgtatatcAGAGAACAGGCGGCTACAACAGTTTCTTTACTGTTCTGCAAAAAGACTATCTGAGTTCTTGAAATTCATGAAATGAAGAGCTGTCCAAACGTTTAGTATAAGTTTTCAGTTTAAGTCACAGTTATCCTTGAGATGACTGGACTGCTGATGAGTTTAAGTACAAAAACAGGGGTTTAGAACTTAGTCAGAAATCTCAGCACCTGGCAAAATAATCTTTGAGTGAGGGGTAGAGATAATAAATTCTGTCGACTGTATACATGAAGGTTATTTTGCTGTATGGGGTACTGGCCATCATGatcacttttcctttttttaaggTCGTCTTCTTCAGTCAGATCATCATCCCCTTCATCATCCTTGTCTACTGCACAGTGCGCATTGTCAACCGGCTGAGGAAGAAAACTATAGGGGGAAAGACCAAACTGAGGAGAGCTGTGTGGGTGGTCATGTCTGTTGTCGTTGTTTTCTCCATCTGCTTCCTGCCTAGCACTATAGCCAGAGCGGTGCTGCTGAGCGTCAGGCTGAAAAAATGGCAGGCTGCAGAGGACGTAGTGGTTCAGGTTTACGACAGCCTCATGGTTTTGTCTTACATTGACTGTATGCTGGACCCACTGGTATACTGCTTCTGTAACTCAGGGTTTAAAGATGCTTACATAGCCACCTTCTGTCCTACATTTCTTCGGAAGAGATTGCTAAATTCTGACTTTGGCATGGGAACTACAACTACAACTTCTGGAACTAGAACCATTTCTTTGCCGATAGTAGATTCAGGGTATATTTAGGAATCCTGAAGTTACATTCAATACCTACCTAAGACcctttccattcattttaagACCTCATCACCACTTCGAGTTGAATGAATTGAGTGACTAACCCAATGCAAGATTTATTGGAAAGAGTAATATCTGTAATCAGGCATGTGATtggcaaaggacaaaaaagcaggaaaatacaCAAAGCGCAGAGCATGGTGTGGTGCTGTGGTTGCGGTGGGAGAGTTGTGTGGTTGTGGGATTTGGGGGTCCTCCCCCAAGAAAATCTGATGTTATCTGACAAAAAACTATGTATTTTCTCATAATTTTAGACTATAATCaatacaatatttctttttttgttttaagtgtAACAAATATGCTCATTGATGAAGCGCGATGTCCTGAAGTTATCCTTCTCATGTTTGTGAGTGATTgcactgtgtgccataaaaaacaataatcacaaaataacattggttaaaCAAGGTTTCTAGTGAAAcccaaagtcagggtgaagccactaACCAGCTGTAGGGGTGGGTATCGTAaggattgtatctttatcttatcccTACTCTTATCAGCCTGGTTCTTTatcaatactttttaaaattattattattatttttttttttaagttttttttttaaaaccattgTGAACAGAATTAGAACtgatttatattataaatataactaaatattgtttctagagcagcaacaacaCAGTATGGTTCACCGCTCCCTGCAAATAAATCACCAAAAATAGGTGCAACAAAAGAAAGCAGTCAGAGAAGAAGTAGTCAGGGAGGTGTCAGtcaagcacagtctgtacacGTACATACAGCCGTGTGAAGAGGGTTACACCAGTGTGGGTGTACACGGCTTGAAGTGGATTAACAGGGACGTGTATAAAATTGAGATACTGGTCCACTCATATGGCTTCATATTATGTGGCTGCCACCTGATCTAATGTAACAGTATGCAAAATCATAACACAATGTGTTGGATGTAAATTTACTTTTCAGCTGCATGctttaaatattacaatttaaatatatattatattattatttaatgcaTTAaggcattttaatttattaggatttatttaaaatctgGTGTTAAGGCactgatatgatatgatatggcATTTCCCTTGTGATTGCATTTTACTGCATATGATGGCCTCTGAAATAACtacaaagtacaagtacaatgTAGAAAAAcccaacatactgtacagaaacTTGTTAAAGGCTGCTGTACTGTGCGTTTACCCTTAAAGTGTTTGCATAGCTCGTATTCATCACTCAGGAAACTCTGTATCTCTGTGTTCATCATCAGTTCCTCAAACCAGCTGGACCTGTCCTCACTGGGGTTTACCTTTAAGTTTACCAACATACTGTGAACTCCACCATGTTTTCTAACATTACTCAGAAATGTACATTCATGTTTCAATACCTCACAGTTGCTATACTATATATAATTGCTACAACAGAAACGTGGAAGGCTGTTTTAAACTTTACTCATTCACACTGTATACAATTTTGTGGTGCTGATTATAAAAATTGAATTATTTGTATAAAACTGAAGTACTGACTGAAGATCTTTGTatactgctgctgtaaatatacAGAACACAGGTGATACAGTTAATACAACTGCACTACAGTAGTTTTACAGCTTTAAGATTCTCCAAGAAAACAGTGTTGTCTTTTCTTATCAAAGCATTACCACAAGATGGAGACCACTGATACATGCACGCTGAGCAATGCACCAATATGCAAAGCTTTATATGTAAAACCACCTTCCTCTTTTCCTAATGGTGCAACATTATCccaaaaaaagtacaaaaagcaATACCCCTATACCCCTGTTGTACCCTCCTACATCATTGCAACGTGCAAATGTTGACGTTGCTGATCGGCCTCTTCAGGCTCCATTTTCCACCCCTTAGGAGCTACAGTTTGTTCAGGTTGTACATGTGCTAACTGGAGCAGCACACTGAGACCCTGTGTATAGATGCATTAGCCCCTCATTTGGACAAAATAAATTTCAATCATGTTTCGAACATTTTGAGGTGTGCACCCTTTGCTCTGGGCAGGCTGTGTGGGTGTTGGCTGTCAAGTTGAGGCTCAGAGCAGGAATATCATAGCAGCAGCAACAATAACAACCGAGAAAATAagtatgaaaacaaaaacacacaaaccctaAACCAGACCTGGAAAAGCAATGAACATCAGTGTTATTGTTGCTTCCTTCTTTGCAGATTGGATCCATGCCCTGTCTGCTTTTTTAAAGCCTGTAATGGCTTAATGTCTCAGACTGAAAGCCGTTTTAAGGAATTTAGCTGATTTTAGTGTTGAGTTGAAAACTTGACAAATTCaggggaaggagagaaagagtaaCATTACACTTCATGTTGTAATTTTAATCAAACTTTTCTACCTTCATTATAGGGATCTCCTAAACTGAATCTGCTGTGTGCTGCTTAGGTTTGAGTTTGTTGGAAATTTGCTGTAGAAAAACGCTTAATTTCAATGCTGAAAAAGTGAGTTTTCACTGGATGTAGTAATATTTCGATTTGATTCGATTTTGATTCACAAAAGTCCagaattgatttattttgtttcgtTTCGATTTGATTTGATTCTTGTTGATTCAGTTACATCAGATAAATATCAATGTTGCCAAAAGCACTTCTCAGAATTCATCCTGGGAACTTACATTTCTTCTACATTCATAAAGTGAGCAACACTGTTGTTTACTTGAATATAAAACTGTCTAAAATACACATTCTAGGCTAAATTGTAAACACATTTGCTGGTTATAAAACTGCGGGCCaagaatttgttttatttggcaaatgcaaaacaactaaaacaaaacatctaCGTTTTTAGGCTTACATGTGCAAAACTGAATATTAAAGGACTGCACCATTTGCAAGGGCATCAACATTAtgcatatttacaaaaataaatgcatacatacagcTACGCATGGACTGTCAGTACCAGAT
This window contains:
- the LOC122863003 gene encoding 12-(S)-hydroxy-5,8,10,14-eicosatetraenoic acid receptor-like, encoding MSTNSTIDHCKAPIPVTYETLSWLMTGEFMLGLPLNLSVLYIFIFRFKFWKNKSIFLFNIVVADFLLVACLPAKAYHYHHGFRHSKNPVVCKTMLFMLFLNRGASIAFLITLSIDRYFNVVHLGRRNFVKVLKKSPQISIFIWLLLLPLTIPTMVATFECCNSHGREVETYYHDVTDTFREVVFFSQIIIPFIILVYCTVRIVNRLRKKTIGGKTKLRRAVWVVMSVVVVFSICFLPSTIARAVLLSVRLKKWQAAEDVVVQVYDSLMVLSYIDCMLDPLVYCFCNSGFKDAYIATFCPTFLRKRLLNSDFGMGTTTTTSGTRTISLPIVDSGYI